From one Magnolia sinica isolate HGM2019 chromosome 18, MsV1, whole genome shotgun sequence genomic stretch:
- the LOC131233029 gene encoding dolichyl-diphosphooligosaccharide--protein glycosyltransferase subunit 4A, with protein sequence MIDDQDLGFFANFLGICIFVLVIAYHYVMADPKYEGN encoded by the coding sequence ATGATTGACGACCAGGACTTGGGATTCTTTGCCAATTTCCTCGGCATCTGTATATTCGTTCTGGTAATAGCTTACCACTATGTGATGGCAGATCCAAAATACGAAGGAAACTGA